In Flavobacterium sp. 83, the genomic window AAATGCCTTTTGGTAAATATGAGGGTAAATTTCTTATCGATTTGCCTGAATATTATGTGGTTTGGTACAGTAATAAAGGATTTCCAAAAGGAGAATTAGGGGAACAATTGAAATTGATTTACGAATTAAAACTGAACGGATTGGAAGAGTTAATTCGAAATATAAAAAAACGCTATCCTAAACCGATTTAATTTTCTAATTGACAATTTATAATTGTACTTTTGCCAAGTTTTTTACATAACTACAATACAAACAACAACAGAATGAATCAAACGAAATATATTTTTGTTACAGGCGGTGTGACTTCTTCTTTAGGAAAAGGAATTATTGCTGCATCTTTGGCAAAATTGTTACAAGCTAGGGGATATCGTACAACCATCCAAAAGTTTGACCCTTATATTAATGTCGATCCAGGTACTTTAAATCCATACGAGCATGGAGAATGTTATGTGACTGATGATGGTGCGGAAACTGATTTAGATTTAGGACATTATGAGCGTTTCTTGAATGTTCCTACATCTCAAGCGAATAATGTTACTACAGGAAGAATTTATCTTTCGGTTATTGAAAAAGAAAGAAGAGGAGAATTTCTTGGTAAAACAGTACAAGTTGTACCTCATATTACCAATGAAATTAAGGATAGAATGCAATTGCTTGGTAAATCAGGTGATTTTGATATTGTTATTACTGAGATTGGTGGAACAGTGGGGGATATTGAATCCTTGCCATATATTGAATCGGTTCGTCAATTAGTTTGGGAATTAGGAGAACATAATGGTTTAGTAATTCATTTGACTTTAGTTCCTTATTTGGCTGCAGCCGGAGAATTAAAAACAAAACCAACACAGCATTCTGTTAAAACACTGATGGAGAGTGGTATTAAAGCTGATATTTTAGTTTGTAGAACAGAGCACGAAATTTCAGATGAGATTCGCAATAAATTAGCCTTGTTTTGTAATGTAAAAAGAGAGGCCGTTATACAATCTATTGATGCTTCAACGATTTATGAAGTGCCTAATTTAATGCTGGAAGAAGGTCTTGATATTGTGGCTTTAAAGAAATTAGACTTGCCTAAAAAAGCGGCTCCGGATTTAAAAAACTGGAATACTTTTTTACGCAGATTAAAACATCCTAAACATGTTGTAAATATCGGTTTGATTGGGAAATATGTAGAAATGCAAGATTGTTACAAATCAATCTTGGAAGCTTTTATTCATGCAGGTGCTGCAAATGAAACTAAAGTTAACGTGATTTCTATTCATTCTGAGCATATTGACGCAACAAATATTGAAGAAAAATTATCAGGTTTAGATGCAATTCTTGTAGCTCCAGGTTTTGGAGAAAGAGGAATTGAAGGAAAAATAGAAGCAGTTCGTTATGCAAGAGAAAATAAAGTTCCGTTTTTCGGAATTTGTTTGGGTATGCAAATGGCAATTATCGAGTATGCAAGAAATATTGTAGGTTATCCTGATGCTAATTCGACTGAAATGAATGAGCAAACTTCACATCCTGTTGTCAACTTGATGGAAGAGCAAAAAACGATTACTGATAAAGGAGGAACAATGCGTCTTGGAGCATGG contains:
- a CDS encoding CTP synthase yields the protein MNQTKYIFVTGGVTSSLGKGIIAASLAKLLQARGYRTTIQKFDPYINVDPGTLNPYEHGECYVTDDGAETDLDLGHYERFLNVPTSQANNVTTGRIYLSVIEKERRGEFLGKTVQVVPHITNEIKDRMQLLGKSGDFDIVITEIGGTVGDIESLPYIESVRQLVWELGEHNGLVIHLTLVPYLAAAGELKTKPTQHSVKTLMESGIKADILVCRTEHEISDEIRNKLALFCNVKREAVIQSIDASTIYEVPNLMLEEGLDIVALKKLDLPKKAAPDLKNWNTFLRRLKHPKHVVNIGLIGKYVEMQDCYKSILEAFIHAGAANETKVNVISIHSEHIDATNIEEKLSGLDAILVAPGFGERGIEGKIEAVRYARENKVPFFGICLGMQMAIIEYARNIVGYPDANSTEMNEQTSHPVVNLMEEQKTITDKGGTMRLGAWKCDLKQDSLAYKIYGKETISERHRHRYEYNSNYVAQLQNAGLIASGVNPDTGLVEIIELEDHPFFIGVQYHPEYKSTVANPHPIFVNFVAAAVQAKKK
- a CDS encoding DUF3820 family protein, with protein sequence MDKNQQQLIKLAHTKMPFGKYEGKFLIDLPEYYVVWYSNKGFPKGELGEQLKLIYELKLNGLEELIRNIKKRYPKPI